The following are encoded together in the Humulus lupulus chromosome 5, drHumLupu1.1, whole genome shotgun sequence genome:
- the LOC133834581 gene encoding large ribosomal subunit protein P2B-like encodes MKIIAAYLLAVLGGNASPSAADLKAILSSVGIEAEDEKVNFLLTEVKGKDLTELIASGREKLASVPSGGGAIAYAAPAGGAAAAPAAAAAESKKEEKVEEKEESDDDMGFSLFD; translated from the exons ATGAAGATTATTGCTGCTTACTTGTTGGCTGTTTTGGGAGGAAATGCTTCTCCTTCCGCTGCTGATTTGAAGGCTATTCTCTCTTCAG TTGGAATTGAGGCAGAGGATGAGAAGGTTAACTTTCTTTTGACTGAGGTCAAGGGTAAAGATCTCACTGAGCTAATTGCTTCTGGAAGGGAGAAGCTAGCATCAGTGCCATCGGGTGGTGGTGCAATAGCTTACGCTGCTCCAGCAGGTGGAGCAGCCGCTGCCccagctgctgctgctgctgagtcaaagaaggaagagaaagtggaagagaaagAAGAGTCAGATGAT GATATGGGTTTCAGTCTCTTCGACTAG
- the LOC133834583 gene encoding polypyrimidine tract-binding protein homolog 2 gives MASVSSQPQFRYTQPPSKVLHLRNLPWECTEEELIELGKPFGKVVNTKCNVGANRNQAFIEFADLNQAIAMISYYASSSEPAQVRGKTVYLQYSNRQEIVNNKTAADVAGNVLLVTIEGADARLVSIDVLHLVFSAFGFVHKITTFEKTAGFQALVQFSDAETATSAKNALDGRSIPSYLLPENVGPCTLRITYSGHTDLSVKFQSHRSRDYTNPYLPVAPSAIDGSGQFTVGLDGKKLEPESNVLLASIENMQYAVTLDVLHMVFSSFGPVQKIAMFDKNGGVQALIQYPEIQTAVVAKEALEGHCIYDGGFCKLHLSYSRHTDLSIKVNNDRSRDYTLSNVSPVTMVNSQPSILGQQPSNAPLMTSNPPQYSGAQYAPTEQVGMPQPSAGWGAAAPPPAPQSMSMPMPMSNHPYMPPRHGTMPSHPGTMHMPNQGGLSQTTVYRPDHIQ, from the exons CAGCCACCATCTAAGGTCCTCCATTTAAGAAACTTGCCATGGGAGTGCACAGAAGAGGAATTGATTGAACTGGGGAAGCCCTTTGGTAAAGTGGTGAACACCAAGTGCAATGTTGGTGCAAATAGAAACCAGGCTTTTATTGAATTC gCAGATTTAAATCAAGCAATTGCAATGATATCATATTATGCCTCATCTTCGGAGCCAGCTCAAGTCCGGGGGAAAACTGTCTACTTACAGTATTCCAATAGGCAGGAAATAGTAAACAACAAAACTGCTGCAGATGTAGCTGGGAATGTACTTTTGGTAACAATAGAAGGTGCTGATGCACGCCTTGTCAGCATTGATGTTTTGCATTTG GTGTTTTCAGCTTTTGGATTTGTGCATAAGATTACTACTTTTGAGAAGACTGCTGGATTTCAG GCACTAGTACAATTCTCAGATGCAGAAACTGCTACTTCAGCAAAAAATGCTCTTGATGGAAGAAGCATTCCTAG TTACCTGCTGCCAGAGAATGTGGGACCATGTACCCTGAGGATCACATATTCTGGACACACAGATCTGAGTGTGAAATTTCAGTCCCACAGAAGCAG GGACTACACTAATCCTTATCTTCCAGTTGCTCCCTCAGCTATAGATGGAAGTGGTCAG TTCACTGTGGGTTTGGATGGAAAGAAACTTGAACCTGAAAGTAATGTGCTGCTTGCTTCCATTGAAAACATGCAGTATGCTGTCACCTTGGATGTGTTACACATG gttttttcttcttttgggccCGTTCAAAAGATTGCTATGTTTGATAAGAATGGGGGAGTTCAGGCTTTGATTCAGTATCCTG AAATTCAGACTGCAGTAGTTGCCAAGGAAGCCTTGGAAGGACATTGCATTTACGATGGAGGGTTTTGCAAACTCCATTTATCGTATTCAAGGCATACTGATCTCAGTATAAAG GTCAATAATGATCGCAGCAGAGATTATACACTCTCAAATGTTTCTCCTGTTACCATGGTGAATTCCCAGCCATCGATTTTAGGCCAACAGCCATCTAATGCTCCATTGATGACTTCCAATCCTCCCCAGTATTCTGGGGCTCAATATGCTCCAACTGAGCAGGTTGGGATGCCACAGCCTTCGGCTGGATGGGGTGCTGCTGCTCCTCCACCTGCGCCTCAGTCCATGTCTATGCCTATGCCTATGTCTAATCATCCCTACATGCCGCCTAGACACGGGACCATGCCTTCTCACCCAGGAACGATGCACATGCCAAACCAGGGTGGCCTTTCGCAGACAACAGTATACCGCCCTGATCATATTCAATAG